A portion of the Sulfuricurvum kujiense DSM 16994 genome contains these proteins:
- a CDS encoding MlaD family protein, with protein MESRVNYTAIGVFVILFTVAVVAFGFWLGKYSQDERLYRRYKVYMTESVSGLSPEAAVKFQGVDVGKVESIQINPHNSEEVELTLKIKKETPIKTDSNAMLKFYGITGLAFIEIAGGSRHAPLLSDGKDTVLTIPSSPSLITRLDESLSNVAAKLSLTLDRANKIFSDKNIDNVAQSLENLRSLTAQIDGYQIQIKSLLAQSIALEHNASKSFVAMGEAAGSVKTASGNFNTLIQTKMASTLESLDATSKESHKLIQKLEASLDHGDYDMRAIAAPASGELTTLLEQTRTLSNEMETTLRSLRENPSDLLFKKSTPKPGPGE; from the coding sequence ATGGAATCGCGCGTTAATTACACCGCCATCGGCGTCTTTGTCATCCTCTTTACCGTAGCGGTGGTCGCTTTTGGTTTTTGGCTGGGCAAATACAGCCAAGACGAGCGCCTATACCGCCGCTATAAAGTCTATATGACCGAATCGGTCTCGGGGCTTTCCCCGGAAGCGGCTGTCAAATTTCAAGGGGTCGATGTCGGTAAAGTCGAATCAATTCAAATCAATCCCCATAACAGCGAAGAGGTCGAATTAACCCTGAAAATCAAAAAAGAGACTCCGATAAAAACCGATTCGAATGCCATGCTCAAATTTTACGGCATCACAGGGTTGGCATTTATCGAAATTGCCGGCGGTTCGCGACACGCTCCCCTCCTTTCCGACGGGAAAGATACCGTCCTCACCATACCTTCCAGCCCCTCTTTAATCACACGTCTGGATGAATCTCTTAGCAACGTTGCTGCCAAACTCTCCCTTACCCTCGATCGTGCCAATAAAATTTTCAGCGATAAAAATATTGATAATGTCGCCCAATCATTGGAAAATTTACGCTCTTTAACCGCTCAGATCGACGGCTATCAAATTCAAATCAAGTCCCTGCTGGCACAAAGTATCGCTCTAGAGCACAATGCATCCAAATCCTTTGTCGCTATGGGTGAAGCAGCCGGAAGCGTCAAAACCGCTTCGGGCAACTTCAATACCCTGATCCAGACCAAAATGGCGAGTACCCTGGAGTCGCTTGATGCAACCTCTAAAGAGAGTCATAAACTGATCCAAAAACTCGAAGCCTCCCTCGATCACGGTGACTACGATATGCGCGCCATTGCCGCTCCCGCAAGCGGCGAACTCACTACCCTTTTGGAACAGACCCGTACGCTCAGCAATGAGATGGAGACGACTCTGCGCTCTTTGCGTGAAAACCCCTCTGATTTGTTGTTTAAAAAATCCACCCCTAAACCGGGCCCGGGAGAATAA
- the serB gene encoding phosphoserine phosphatase SerB has protein sequence MIKLAVFDFDSTLMDGETIDFFAEALGIGAQVSAITERAMNGELDFFESLRERVGLLKGLEFSKVEKICHNLPYMPGAVETIADLKSRGMKVVCFSGGFRSATSYAKHILGYDADFSNVLHEKHGHLTGLVGGDMMFDFSKGDMLQRLQGLFGISEEETMVVGDGANDRSMFAHAGTRVAFCAKEILKKEANIIVDTKDLTQIITKVF, from the coding sequence TTGATAAAGTTAGCGGTATTTGATTTTGATTCTACTCTGATGGACGGGGAGACGATCGATTTTTTCGCCGAGGCGCTCGGAATCGGTGCACAGGTATCCGCCATAACCGAGAGGGCGATGAACGGAGAACTCGATTTTTTTGAGAGTTTGCGTGAGCGTGTCGGTCTTCTAAAAGGGTTGGAATTTTCAAAGGTCGAGAAGATTTGTCATAATCTCCCCTATATGCCCGGAGCCGTCGAAACGATTGCCGATCTAAAAAGCCGGGGAATGAAGGTCGTTTGTTTCAGCGGCGGATTCCGTTCGGCTACATCGTATGCCAAACATATCCTAGGATACGATGCCGATTTTTCCAATGTCTTGCATGAAAAACACGGACACCTGACCGGCCTTGTCGGCGGAGACATGATGTTCGATTTCTCCAAAGGGGACATGCTGCAGCGTTTGCAGGGACTTTTCGGGATTTCCGAAGAAGAGACGATGGTCGTTGGGGATGGGGCGAATGATCGTTCCATGTTTGCGCACGCCGGAACACGAGTCGCCTTTTGCGCCAAAGAGATTCTCAAAAAAGAGGCGAATATTATCGTAGATACGAAAGACCTCACACAGATTATTACAAAGGTATTTTAA
- a CDS encoding metal ABC transporter substrate-binding protein, giving the protein MRIIFLFLALLVNVNAKLTVAVSYPYIASLTQSIGGDNVRVETLAQGNWDPHFVIPRPSLITKVRDADLLITNGADLEIGWLPPLLNRAANERLNQKSNLLELSKKVTLIDVPSDISRAGGDVHSEGNPHFHLDPRNIPLLADAVTIFLSQKDPSHATQYRQNLTLFKQQWSIHLKRWENQMAALRGEEIIQYHPVFNYFLRTYGLKTIGTIEPLAGIPPSSAHTMKLITLMKEKKPYMIMHDVYHPTKTGEFIADKSGVKLVLLPHDVGATSRADNLVSLFDTLIQAMR; this is encoded by the coding sequence ATGCGTATAATCTTTCTATTTTTGGCACTCTTAGTGAATGTCAACGCCAAACTTACCGTTGCGGTAAGTTACCCCTATATCGCCTCCTTAACCCAGAGTATCGGAGGGGATAATGTTCGGGTGGAGACACTTGCGCAGGGAAACTGGGATCCCCACTTTGTCATCCCGAGACCCTCTTTGATTACAAAAGTACGCGATGCCGATCTACTCATTACCAACGGCGCCGATTTGGAAATCGGGTGGCTCCCTCCGCTCCTGAATCGCGCGGCAAATGAACGGCTGAACCAAAAATCAAACCTCCTTGAACTCTCAAAAAAAGTGACCCTCATTGACGTTCCTTCCGATATCAGCCGTGCCGGAGGAGATGTCCATAGTGAGGGGAACCCACATTTTCATCTCGATCCGCGCAATATTCCCCTCCTTGCCGATGCGGTTACCATTTTTTTAAGCCAAAAAGATCCATCTCATGCAACTCAATATCGCCAAAATCTGACTCTTTTTAAACAACAATGGAGCATCCATCTCAAACGCTGGGAGAACCAAATGGCAGCACTTCGCGGAGAGGAGATCATACAATACCATCCTGTATTCAATTATTTTCTCCGTACCTACGGTCTGAAAACCATCGGAACTATCGAACCGCTCGCAGGTATCCCCCCATCATCGGCACATACGATGAAACTTATCACATTAATGAAAGAGAAAAAACCGTATATGATTATGCACGATGTATATCATCCGACCAAAACCGGAGAGTTTATCGCCGATAAAAGCGGAGTAAAACTCGTTCTCCTTCCCCACGATGTAGGGGCAACTTCACGTGCCGATAATCTGGTGAGTTTGTTTGACACCTTGATACAGGCTATGAGATGA
- a CDS encoding ABC transporter permease, with protein sequence MMQSITPASLTVTQKDAHMQILCSGSWTIEHLSDAARELEALIPLSLVTWDMSGITEIDSSGIALWQLTNRTFEERGHTCETVNEREDLSRLFRLLYSKPFRDVPIPAVPSSLYRLGKETYEIFRGIGTFLAFLGEAFILFFYTLRHPRLIRYRSIGVHILETGARALPIIALSAFLIGVVVAYQSVVQLQKFGADIFIVDMIGISLTRELAPLITAIVVAGRSGSAFTAQIGTMKMTQEIDAMRTMGFDPFTFLVWPRVIALMIIMPLLIFFADMVGIFGGMVIAQVHSHLSFSEFIHRLQGALALKHYLIGLIKGPFFAFLIAFVSTYRGFQVSMNTESIGQYTTKSVVNAIFLVIACDAIFSVLLTELRL encoded by the coding sequence ATGATGCAAAGTATAACACCCGCATCTCTTACCGTTACCCAAAAAGATGCACATATGCAAATACTGTGCAGCGGTTCATGGACGATTGAACATCTCTCCGATGCGGCTCGTGAGCTTGAAGCCCTTATTCCCCTCTCTCTTGTCACATGGGATATGAGCGGGATCACCGAAATCGATTCTTCCGGTATAGCACTATGGCAGCTTACTAACCGAACTTTTGAAGAGCGGGGGCATACGTGCGAGACCGTCAATGAGAGAGAAGATCTTTCCCGTCTTTTTCGCCTCCTTTATTCCAAACCTTTTCGTGATGTTCCCATCCCAGCCGTCCCTTCAAGCCTCTACCGATTGGGAAAAGAGACGTATGAAATATTTCGGGGCATCGGTACCTTCTTAGCCTTTTTAGGAGAGGCGTTTATTTTGTTTTTTTATACGCTGCGCCATCCCCGTCTTATCCGGTACCGCTCCATCGGCGTTCACATTTTGGAGACCGGGGCACGCGCTCTGCCTATTATCGCCCTAAGCGCGTTTTTGATCGGGGTCGTTGTAGCCTATCAAAGCGTCGTTCAGCTTCAAAAATTCGGAGCCGATATCTTTATCGTCGATATGATCGGTATCTCGCTTACCCGTGAGCTTGCCCCCCTCATTACCGCTATCGTCGTCGCCGGACGGAGCGGCTCGGCATTCACCGCCCAAATCGGAACAATGAAGATGACCCAAGAGATCGATGCGATGAGAACCATGGGATTTGATCCGTTTACGTTTCTAGTGTGGCCGAGGGTCATCGCGCTGATGATCATTATGCCGTTGCTGATTTTCTTCGCCGATATGGTAGGGATTTTCGGGGGGATGGTGATTGCGCAGGTCCACTCCCATCTAAGTTTCTCCGAGTTTATTCACCGGCTTCAGGGGGCGCTTGCACTCAAACACTACCTTATCGGACTGATCAAGGGACCGTTTTTTGCATTTTTGATCGCTTTTGTGAGTACCTATCGCGGATTTCAGGTATCCATGAATACCGAAAGTATCGGTCAGTACACCACCAAAAGTGTCGTCAATGCCATCTTTCTCGTTATTGCCTGCGATGCGATCTTTTCGGTTTTGCTGACGGAGCTTAGACTATGA
- a CDS encoding 6-phosphofructokinase has translation MNQKIAILCSGGDVSGMNPALKRFVEYAYARNLQPYFVRNGYEGLIDNHIVPADYHDVAGIITRGGTKIGSARSLRFKEASYRAVAAENLRSHGIDRLIVLGGDGSFRGMERFYHETGIAFCGIPSTIDNDINGTDYCLGVDTALGVIKDAIDQIRDTASSFHRAFVIETMGRDCGYLTLISAITSGAELCLIPELPVDIDDFKGCFQSQIAKGRDYFIAVVSEALDSKKVAEWFEKELGFESRVSVLGHIQRGGNPSVYDRLMAFKFVTYAIDALLEGKNHSIICYNKSHFNFKTIDEVALHPYRLDEELLNLAREQFLPTRCQM, from the coding sequence ATGAATCAAAAAATAGCTATTCTCTGCTCCGGCGGAGATGTTTCGGGGATGAATCCCGCATTGAAACGTTTTGTCGAATACGCCTATGCCCGTAATCTCCAACCCTATTTTGTCCGAAACGGCTACGAGGGGCTTATCGACAATCATATTGTCCCCGCAGACTATCATGATGTCGCCGGAATCATTACCCGAGGAGGGACTAAGATCGGTTCGGCCCGCTCATTACGGTTTAAAGAGGCTTCCTATCGTGCGGTTGCCGCAGAAAATCTCAGGTCTCACGGCATTGACAGACTGATCGTACTAGGAGGAGACGGGAGCTTTCGCGGAATGGAACGCTTCTATCACGAGACCGGGATAGCATTTTGCGGAATTCCCTCAACCATTGACAATGATATCAACGGTACCGATTATTGTCTGGGGGTCGATACGGCGTTGGGAGTCATCAAAGATGCGATTGACCAGATCCGTGACACCGCATCCTCGTTTCACCGGGCATTCGTCATCGAGACGATGGGGCGCGACTGCGGCTATCTTACTTTGATTTCCGCCATTACTTCAGGAGCGGAGCTATGTCTGATCCCCGAACTTCCGGTCGATATCGATGACTTCAAAGGGTGTTTTCAATCCCAGATCGCCAAAGGACGCGACTATTTCATTGCTGTCGTATCCGAAGCGCTTGATAGCAAAAAAGTGGCGGAGTGGTTCGAAAAAGAGTTGGGATTTGAATCGCGTGTTTCGGTACTGGGACATATTCAGCGCGGCGGAAACCCGAGCGTATATGACCGGCTAATGGCCTTTAAATTCGTTACCTACGCGATCGATGCACTATTGGAAGGGAAAAACCATTCCATTATCTGCTACAACAAAAGCCATTTCAATTTTAAAACAATTGACGAAGTCGCATTGCACCCTTACCGCCTAGATGAAGAACTCCTTAATCTGGCACGCGAACAATTTCTTCCAACGCGCTGTCAAATGTAG
- a CDS encoding DNA-deoxyinosine glycosylase: MENRFIHPFDPIINANTRILFLGSFPSIASFEQAFYYAHPRNAFWPIIEEIFDVKLENNGAKKTFCLEKGIGLWDVIASCERSNSSDTNLKNCTPNDFKQLLHEYPNIRALGFTGKKSYDLFQKYFKELEVEKILLPSTSPAHAAMKREEKLNIYKIFLDGYLAV; this comes from the coding sequence ATGGAAAACAGATTCATCCACCCCTTTGACCCCATCATCAACGCTAATACCCGTATTCTATTCCTCGGAAGTTTTCCCAGTATCGCTTCATTCGAACAAGCCTTTTACTACGCCCATCCGCGCAACGCGTTTTGGCCGATCATCGAAGAGATTTTTGATGTGAAACTTGAAAACAACGGAGCAAAAAAAACGTTTTGTTTGGAAAAGGGGATCGGATTGTGGGACGTCATCGCCTCCTGCGAGCGGAGCAATTCGAGTGATACTAATCTCAAAAACTGTACCCCCAACGATTTCAAACAACTCCTGCATGAGTATCCTAATATCCGGGCACTCGGTTTTACAGGAAAGAAAAGCTATGATTTGTTTCAGAAGTATTTTAAAGAGTTGGAAGTTGAGAAGATCTTGCTCCCCTCCACATCACCTGCCCATGCCGCGATGAAGCGAGAAGAAAAGCTAAATATCTATAAAATTTTTTTGGACGGTTATCTAGCTGTTTAG
- a CDS encoding metal ABC transporter permease — protein sequence MIDLFWIPITLIIALVAIHAWFGKGILERGIIFTDLSIAQMAALGSAVSLGYAHGEYQTLLTLSFALGTGLLIAWATTRRLQLEAFIGLIYVLGASGILMVLSHSAEGMEHFKSLLANDILFTTETQLYQSLLLYGAIALVIRFLYPYTDGFAREVLFFTFLALTVTSSVQLAGVLVVFVLLIAPVLAASIQQRFDSYPFALFFGWSFSIFSLFLAFYTDLPTGYTIVFTGALATLVAIITLSPKKDLNLL from the coding sequence ATGATTGATCTCTTTTGGATACCGATAACACTCATTATCGCCCTTGTGGCAATTCATGCATGGTTTGGAAAAGGGATTTTAGAGAGGGGGATTATCTTTACTGATCTCTCTATCGCCCAAATGGCGGCACTGGGATCAGCGGTGAGTTTGGGATACGCTCATGGAGAGTACCAAACACTCCTCACTTTGTCGTTTGCACTGGGAACAGGGCTTCTTATCGCGTGGGCAACAACACGGCGTCTGCAGTTGGAAGCATTTATCGGACTTATCTATGTACTGGGCGCCAGCGGGATATTAATGGTTCTCTCCCACAGTGCCGAAGGGATGGAGCATTTCAAATCGCTCCTAGCCAACGATATTCTTTTTACTACCGAAACACAGCTTTACCAATCGCTGCTGCTGTATGGAGCTATTGCTTTGGTGATCCGATTTCTCTACCCGTATACCGACGGATTCGCCCGTGAGGTTCTTTTCTTTACTTTTCTCGCCCTCACGGTCACCTCATCGGTTCAGCTTGCAGGAGTATTGGTCGTTTTTGTCCTCCTCATTGCTCCGGTTCTTGCCGCTTCAATACAGCAGCGATTCGATTCTTATCCGTTTGCTTTATTTTTCGGATGGAGCTTTTCGATTTTTTCCCTTTTTTTAGCTTTTTACACCGACCTCCCCACGGGATATACGATTGTCTTTACAGGTGCTCTTGCTACTCTTGTTGCAATAATCACATTGTCGCCTAAAAAAGATCTGAATTTGTTATAA
- a CDS encoding c-type cytochrome codes for MKKSTSLFLAAVVAVGMISTTVSADDKKGQKVYLKTCKNCHGNGTKGAAMHTQDEWDDLFANGGEKIKAAHAKDKSAAYFNGEAFKNQAQDLRDFLFMYGSDSGNVPSCG; via the coding sequence ATGAAAAAGTCAACATCACTTTTTCTTGCGGCAGTAGTTGCTGTAGGAATGATCAGTACAACTGTATCCGCTGATGACAAAAAAGGTCAAAAAGTATATTTGAAAACCTGTAAAAATTGTCACGGTAACGGTACAAAAGGTGCAGCAATGCATACACAAGACGAGTGGGATGACCTATTCGCAAACGGTGGCGAAAAAATTAAAGCTGCTCATGCAAAAGACAAATCTGCTGCATATTTCAACGGTGAAGCATTCAAAAACCAAGCACAAGATCTACGCGATTTCTTGTTCATGTACGGTTCAGACTCAGGAAACGTTCCTTCTTGCGGCTGA
- a CDS encoding ABC transporter ATP-binding protein translates to MNTPIIEVRDVVTVLGGNLIHDHVSCIVRQNEIYALLGGSGSGKSTLMREMILLEHPKSGTIRLLGHDLSTLSPLEAMQLRRSWGVLFQSGALYSSLTVGENIALLYNEYTDLTPKLIEELIHLKINLVGLPPHAKHLYPSQLSGGMVKRAALARAVALDPKLLFLDEPTSGLDPLSSRQFDELILQLRELLGLTIVMVTHDLDTIHHIVDRFTLLGDKKAIAEGSLEEVLAVDHPIVDYFFQKGQHGIAR, encoded by the coding sequence ATGAACACTCCGATAATAGAAGTCCGTGATGTCGTCACCGTACTGGGCGGGAACCTGATCCATGACCATGTCAGCTGTATCGTACGTCAGAATGAAATTTACGCCCTTTTGGGGGGAAGCGGCTCGGGAAAATCGACGCTGATGAGGGAAATGATTCTGCTGGAACATCCGAAAAGCGGTACCATACGCCTCCTGGGACATGACCTCTCAACCCTATCACCGCTTGAAGCGATGCAGCTGCGCCGCTCATGGGGAGTGCTGTTCCAATCGGGTGCGTTGTATTCTTCGCTCACCGTAGGGGAAAATATTGCCCTGCTCTATAATGAATATACCGATCTCACCCCGAAGCTGATAGAGGAGCTGATTCATTTAAAAATCAATCTCGTCGGTCTCCCTCCCCATGCAAAACACCTTTACCCCTCACAGCTCAGCGGCGGTATGGTTAAACGCGCGGCCCTTGCCCGAGCGGTTGCCCTTGATCCGAAACTCCTCTTTTTGGATGAACCGACATCGGGTCTCGATCCGCTCAGTTCACGCCAATTTGATGAGCTCATTTTACAATTGCGGGAACTTTTAGGGCTTACCATCGTCATGGTAACCCATGATTTGGATACAATTCATCATATTGTGGATCGTTTCACGTTACTGGGTGACAAAAAAGCGATTGCGGAGGGGAGTCTCGAAGAGGTTCTTGCCGTTGATCATCCGATTGTCGATTATTTTTTTCAAAAGGGTCAGCATGGAATCGCGCGTTAA
- a CDS encoding ABC-type transport auxiliary lipoprotein family protein — protein MRRYPLYFFFIFILFGCSASTPTINEYTLFSSQISQPKSPPISSKTLSVTLSKSIGSLLGKNIIYLYENGQTGPYLYSRWSDTPAALIQRSLLASLNEKALFASLSSATSLAQTDWMLESNLDAFYHRFYDDKSEGYIDITYRLVDTRTKQLLASKRFTVFSPAASMDAKGGVEALKIATGELNRQCIDWLTKLLKEKK, from the coding sequence ATGCGCCGATACCCTCTCTATTTCTTTTTTATCTTTATTCTGTTCGGATGTTCGGCTTCGACACCGACAATCAATGAATACACCCTCTTCTCTTCCCAAATCAGCCAACCCAAAAGTCCCCCCATCTCCTCCAAAACCCTCTCCGTCACTTTAAGTAAATCGATCGGATCACTTTTGGGCAAAAATATTATCTACCTCTATGAAAACGGCCAAACCGGCCCTTATTTATACAGCCGCTGGAGTGACACCCCCGCCGCATTGATACAACGCTCACTCCTCGCATCCCTCAATGAAAAAGCTCTATTCGCTTCGCTTTCATCCGCGACTTCCCTGGCACAGACCGATTGGATGCTGGAATCGAATTTGGATGCTTTTTATCATCGATTTTATGACGATAAAAGCGAAGGGTACATCGACATCACCTATCGGCTCGTCGATACCCGTACCAAGCAGCTGCTGGCATCCAAACGTTTTACTGTCTTCTCGCCCGCTGCGAGCATGGATGCAAAAGGGGGCGTAGAAGCACTGAAAATTGCGACCGGGGAGCTTAACCGCCAATGCATCGATTGGCTAACCAAACTTTTAAAGGAGAAAAAATGA
- a CDS encoding TIGR01777 family oxidoreductase, which yields MKIVICGVSGFVGSGMKVFFESRGDEVVALSIRSGMSAETVAKKLEGSDVLINLAGANILGRWTKSYKEILRNSRLETTETLVEALSLCESPPHTLLNASAVGIYDSYHQHDEFSSHFGDDFLASLAQDWEYAAFKAQSDVTRVCAMRFGVVYGRRGGAMAKMLTPFKIGLGGKMGDGFQMISWIHLDDLIRAAAFLIDHKEIKGGVNFTSPEPISNMAQTKTMGQILHRPTFFDLPEWVVKLVFGEGSSVMLDSKEVYPRVLQDAGFAFRYPTFDSALEEIVRVPD from the coding sequence ATGAAGATAGTAATTTGCGGTGTAAGCGGATTTGTGGGAAGCGGAATGAAGGTTTTCTTTGAAAGCAGGGGAGATGAGGTTGTCGCACTGAGTATACGCAGCGGGATGTCAGCTGAAACAGTCGCTAAAAAGCTGGAGGGTTCGGATGTCCTGATAAATTTGGCCGGAGCCAATATTTTGGGGCGGTGGACGAAAAGCTATAAAGAAATTTTACGCAACAGCCGGTTAGAGACGACGGAAACTTTGGTCGAAGCCCTCTCTTTGTGCGAGTCTCCTCCCCATACTCTTTTAAATGCTTCTGCCGTCGGAATTTATGATTCTTACCATCAACATGATGAATTTTCTTCCCATTTCGGAGATGATTTTTTAGCCTCATTGGCACAGGATTGGGAATATGCCGCATTTAAGGCTCAATCGGATGTTACCCGTGTCTGTGCAATGCGTTTCGGCGTCGTTTACGGCAGGAGAGGCGGTGCGATGGCGAAAATGCTTACCCCTTTCAAGATCGGACTCGGTGGGAAAATGGGAGACGGATTTCAGATGATCTCGTGGATCCATTTGGACGATTTGATACGTGCGGCGGCATTTTTAATTGATCATAAAGAGATAAAGGGGGGCGTCAACTTTACTTCGCCCGAACCGATCAGCAATATGGCACAGACCAAAACTATGGGGCAGATTTTGCATCGACCTACGTTTTTTGATCTCCCCGAGTGGGTAGTGAAACTCGTATTCGGAGAGGGTTCCAGTGTTATGCTGGATTCCAAAGAAGTTTATCCGCGGGTTTTGCAAGATGCAGGGTTTGCGTTTCGCTACCCTACATTTGACAGCGCGTTGGAAGAAATTGTTCGCGTGCCAGATTAA
- a CDS encoding type II toxin-antitoxin system RelE/ParE family toxin, protein MAQNMPYKIYYLKLSFSDLENILDHIAEDSPSRASQYLEFLKTTISKLADFPKMGVLCKRKHIRRECRVLIIDDYLIFYKIDESSQSVFIGRVLHQSVNYKLKKLF, encoded by the coding sequence TTGGCACAAAATATGCCTTATAAAATCTACTATCTCAAACTCTCTTTTAGCGATCTCGAAAACATCTTAGATCATATCGCTGAAGATTCTCCCTCGCGTGCATCCCAATACCTCGAATTTTTAAAAACCACTATTTCCAAATTAGCCGATTTTCCAAAAATGGGCGTTTTATGTAAACGCAAACATATCCGCAGAGAATGCCGTGTCCTCATCATCGACGATTATCTCATTTTTTATAAAATCGATGAATCTTCTCAGAGCGTTTTTATCGGTAGAGTATTGCACCAAAGTGTCAACTACAAACTAAAAAAACTTTTTTAA
- a CDS encoding NIF3 1, whose product MFFHLFVYVPVQDAEKLKQALFNAGAGKYEHYDQCCWEVRGIGQFRPLTGSNPFIGAQNTLEKVEEVKIEMICEDEQIKGVLKALKENHPYEEPAYGVIGIKTLEDF is encoded by the coding sequence ATGTTCTTCCATTTATTTGTCTATGTTCCCGTCCAAGACGCCGAAAAGCTCAAACAGGCCCTTTTTAATGCCGGAGCAGGAAAATACGAACATTACGATCAATGCTGCTGGGAAGTACGGGGAATCGGTCAATTTCGCCCTTTAACAGGTTCAAATCCCTTCATCGGAGCTCAAAATACGCTGGAAAAAGTGGAAGAGGTAAAAATTGAAATGATTTGTGAAGATGAACAGATCAAGGGTGTTTTAAAAGCGTTAAAAGAGAATCATCCGTATGAAGAACCGGCTTATGGAGTGATAGGAATTAAGACGTTGGAAGATTTTTAA
- a CDS encoding D-alanyl-D-alanine carboxypeptidase family protein: MIKRFSALLLGLSVSLSAQIDKAELNKFKVEALLVKDMTSKQMLYSKEPFKELHPASLTKVMTALLAIEHGKLNQPVTITREMTKVEPTIAGYRRGDVIILEDLIKAAMIKSDNDAAKAIAISIGGSEEHFVEMMNAKAKKIGMNHTHFMNPCGYDDKKHYSTPQDLLKMTEYAIKNKKFNDISRLNEHTYYSLNKHRKFYAYTHNRLLNRYQYAVGVKTGYTAKAGPCLIARAKKDGKDCVIVMMNAKGDRWKTAKNIFEQVLNS; the protein is encoded by the coding sequence ATGATAAAACGATTTAGCGCACTTTTATTAGGACTTTCGGTTAGCCTTTCGGCACAGATTGATAAAGCGGAATTGAATAAATTTAAAGTCGAAGCGCTTCTTGTCAAAGATATGACGTCCAAGCAAATGCTCTATTCCAAAGAGCCGTTTAAAGAGCTTCATCCTGCGAGTTTGACAAAAGTGATGACCGCGCTGCTTGCTATTGAACACGGCAAGTTGAATCAGCCGGTAACGATCACGCGGGAGATGACCAAAGTCGAGCCGACGATCGCGGGATATAGACGGGGAGATGTCATTATTCTGGAGGATTTGATCAAAGCGGCGATGATCAAATCGGACAACGATGCGGCAAAAGCGATTGCAATCAGTATCGGAGGGAGTGAAGAGCATTTTGTCGAGATGATGAACGCCAAAGCGAAAAAGATCGGGATGAACCACACCCATTTTATGAATCCGTGCGGATACGATGACAAAAAACATTATTCGACTCCGCAAGATCTTCTTAAAATGACGGAATACGCGATTAAGAACAAAAAATTCAACGATATCAGCCGATTGAACGAACATACCTATTACTCGCTTAATAAACATCGGAAGTTTTACGCCTACACCCATAACCGTCTTCTCAACCGTTATCAGTATGCGGTCGGGGTAAAAACGGGATACACCGCCAAAGCGGGGCCGTGTCTGATCGCCCGTGCGAAAAAAGATGGCAAAGATTGCGTTATCGTGATGATGAATGCCAAAGGGGATCGCTGGAAGACGGCTAAAAATATCTTCGAGCAAGTGCTAAACAGCTAG